The genomic window TCAAGGTCGACCGGATCCACACCCCGTGACCCGGAAACGGGGCCGGGGATCAGTTGACTTCGGCTGGGAGAACGGGGCCGGTGGTTGATCAGGTGACCCGGCGCAGCGACTTCGACCGGCTCAAGACGCCGGCTCCGGCCGCCACGGTGCAGCGGTTCAAGAACCACGTGGCGCACAGGAGGGCCCTACGGGAACAGCTTGTCGAGGTGCGCGTCGAGCACGGCTAGTGCCTGCTCGGCGGTGTACTTGCCGCTGACCAGGTAGAGGCCGAGGCCTTCCATGAGGGCGAGCAGACCGCCGGCGGCTGTGCCGGCGTCCGGGCTGGGCAGCAGGTCGGCGATGAACGACAGCAGTTCGGTGGTGTCCTCGCGGAGTCCGGCCGCTGGGCGTACCGCGGTGTAGGCGAGGAAGGCCAGTGCTACCCGGGCGTTGTCGCTGCTCTGCTCGTCGAGCGGCAGCAGGGCGGTGATGATCGTACGTATCAGCAGCCGCGGCGGGGTTGGTGCGGCGCCCAGCCGGGCGATGGACTCGGTGACCCGGGTCTGGCTGCGGCCGCGGACCACGGCCATCGCGAACGCCATCATCTCGTCCTTGGTGGCGAAGTAGTGCTGCACCATGCCCGCTGAGACG from Actinoplanes derwentensis includes these protein-coding regions:
- a CDS encoding TetR/AcrR family transcriptional regulator, which translates into the protein MPKKVDHQERRALIAAALMRVAAARGLEAVSLRHVAAEAGVSAGMVQHYFATKDEMMAFAMAVVRGRSQTRVTESIARLGAAPTPPRLLIRTIITALLPLDEQSSDNARVALAFLAYTAVRPAAGLREDTTELLSFIADLLPSPDAGTAAGGLLALMEGLGLYLVSGKYTAEQALAVLDAHLDKLFP